The following are encoded together in the Anopheles nili chromosome 3, idAnoNiliSN_F5_01, whole genome shotgun sequence genome:
- the LOC128723719 gene encoding brain-specific homeobox protein-like, translated as MCTTDQRMASVQAQLHAGGGTRSVYSAKDTSPTAVARCKSPSATAIAVKTPFSIEDILFQTGAQQAVGHPDSPVRELALGVRAVQSPDDQRADSVGGSSDGEDPPEVVSVGRNLVSARNKDDRQAANSGRNGNVTNVGNVGSSSASGNGGKPGDANMRDRSVHQTSGAGRAADDEYRKVLHTERFGTKLTSDRSGTTTGTPSHHSSSSIPPPQQPPPPPPPPPPPPQPSVATNSSPAGPVQFTSGPSASVMYTSNPYSDPGYLQMALGAYLAPSASGYKTVDPYFLSQGIFASSPLFPGAGCPDIALGLGMGMSALRHCRRRKARTVFSDPQLTGLEKRFEAQRYLSTPERVELASALGLSETQVKTWFQNRRMKHKKQLRRREVNAADTTGGSGASSNTNSSASSSGRLHGTTASSSSGSGSSSSSTGSSTSSGPSAGGEKGAFTTYGNGKGGSGGTPHGCKPPTSSSSSGSSSSSSGCSNVGTSGNGMLKSLAAGGPMHSSFSLVKRSAAAAAAAAAAAAAAAAAAMSNGSVLGMSGTSSVSPHGTGGSATGSMHHAFHPSQHAHHHHHHHQHQQQQQQQQGPPHHTHPLVAHHLSHLGPPPSHRTPLHEGSPLSDDDDEDLMNDSESDCSDVDIVGDEQGYLT; from the exons ATGTGTACGACCGATCAAAGGATGGCATCGGTGCAGGCTCAGCTTCACGCCGGTGGTGGCACTCGATCCGTTTATAGTGCGAAGGACACTTCACCGACGGCTGTGGCTCGCTGTAAGTCACCTTCGGCTACGGCCATCGCTGTGAAGACAccgttttcgatcgaggatatTCTGTTTCAAACTGGAGCCCAGCAAGCCGTTGGCCATCCGGACAGTCCGGTTCGAGAACTCGCTTTAGGTGTTCGAGCGGTTCAATCTCCAGATGATCAGCGAGCTGATTCCGTGGGTGGTTCGTCTGATGGTGAGGATCCACCGGAAGTCGTGTCGGTGGGTCGGAATCTCGTGAGTGCGCGAAATAAGGACGATCGACAGGCGGCTAACAGTGGGCGTAATGGCAATGTGACCAACGTCGGCAACGTCGGTAGTAGTAGTGCCTCGGGAAATGGGGGAAAACCCGGTGATGCTAATATGCGCGATCGGAGTGTCCATCAGACGAGTGGCGCTGGGAGGGCTGCAGATGACGAGTATCGGAAGGTGTTGCACACGGAAAG ATTCGGCACCAAGCTCACTTCGGACCGCAGTGGAACCACGACCGGAACCCCTTCACATCATTCCTCCTCTTCCATACCACCACCCCAACaacctccaccacctccaccacctcctccacccccaccacaaCCATCCGTGGCCACCAACAGCTCACCAGCCGGACCAGTGCAATTCACCAGCGGACCGTCGGCAAGCGTCATGTACACGAGCAATCCTTATAGTGACCCAGGTTACCTGCAGATGGCGCTGGGAGCGTACCTGGCTCCGTCGGCCAGCGGTTACAAGACGGTCGATCCGTACTTCCTGTCACAGG GAATTTTCGCCAGCTCAccgcttttcccgggggcCGGTTGTCCTGATATTGCGCTCGGGTTGGGCATGGGCATGAGTGCCCTGCGCCACTGTCGACGCCGGAAAGCCCGCACCGTATTTAGTGATCCTCAGCTGacggggttggaaaagcgcttCGAAGCTCAACG ATACTTATCGACACCGGAACGTGTTGAGCTGGCATCGGCGTTGGGACTGAGCGAGACCCAAGTAAAAACGTGGTTCCAGAACCGGCGTATGAAGCACAAGAAACAACTCCGACGGCGTGAGGTCAACGCGGCTG ACACAACCGGTGGTAGCGGTGCTAGCTCCAACACCAACTCATCTGCTTCGTCTTCAGGCCGGTTGCATGGCACCACCGCATCCTCctcgtccggttccggttcgtcctCCTCGTCCACCGGCTCCTCAACATCCTCCGGACCGTCTGCCGGCGGTGAAAAGGGTGCCTTCACGACGTACGGCAACGGGAAGGGCGGTTCGGGTGGTACCCCCCACGGATGCAAACCTCCCAcctcgtcgtcttcctccGGATCCTCCTCATCGTCATCCGGTTGCTCCAACGTGGGTACATCCGGGAACGGAATGCTCAAATCTCTGGCCGCCGGTGGACCAATGCATTCGTCCTTTAGCCTGGTTAAGCGatcggcggcagcagcggcagcggcggcagcagcagcggcggcggcagcagcagcagccatgAGCAACGGATCCGTCCTTGGAATGTCGGGAACTTCCTCTGTTTCACCTCACGGAACTGGCGGATCGGCGACAGGATCGATGCATCACGCTTTCCATCCAAGTCAACAcgcacaccatcatcaccaccatcaccaacaccaacagcaacagcaacagcagcagggtCCCCCGCACCATACCCACCCACTGGTGGCCCACCATCTGTCCCACCTGGGGCCTCCTCCATCACACCGTACGCCTCTGCACGAAGGTTCACCACTGagtgatgacgacgacgaagacctGATGAATGACAGCGAGTCCGATTGCAGTGACGTGGACATAGTAGGCGATGAGCAGGGTTACTTGACGTAA
- the LOC128725101 gene encoding GTPase-activating protein CdGAPr: MSQIMRKDSSVTTSTGSGGGGYRHRPIDIGHGGAGSESSILDLHHRPPPRSAPPTGGGKPPGMEKPRTISDSESEINYDLFNTSIHSADSGSAIMNASQVSATSCDSTLIKSANLTRSQNAPGSCRFPKLEECAHFHYERVQLGNLSVQLEGDERSDSQLGLASDLSTSQTNSIGPTGPTASSSTSKGGTNFWFIIRVTAGRSDPFMIKRSFENMCFLDEMLHRCVYDRRVSELENLRDVLMLLPDAGGGEQRMERSTSDEQHLEKLVGAYLARLSMIASDAMTCGPVLTWLQIDNKGRRLPVADEQTMRCINTPAVGAAYGVRRYVAQACDEISIEVGDMISVIDMPSPAESIWWRGKKSHLQKNQYEVGFFPQSCVATIGDKVPRHMPFPAPLVGSLAVSPTKPVLRKHGKLIAFFRSFILSRPSRRRLKQSGIYKERVFSCDLGEHLLNSGQDIPMVLKCCAEFIEEYGIVDGIYRLSGITSNIQKLRRAFDEERIPDLTHPDIRQDIHAVSSLLKMYFRELPNPLCTYQLYDHFVDAIQTRLDAPTDLKLRLIRQTVQKLPPPHYRTLKYLATHLFKISRHSANTGMTERNIAIVWAPNLLRSPALESGGVAALRGVGVQAVVTEYLISNCEQIFDDTADDFGSHYVESQPNSLSDSNSVQNYGGTGSDQQELSLSMERPKSLSVGGAKLLSLEEARIRRNCMDQSEKTIPINITNPSTHIGSYIEVGGGPSSLPDKYHTVLPVPRSWNKRKSHSSWKSIFTRQPRQSNSNSDIKGGMTSSTTSEKNVPIVALTLQPETGVSNVVEAEGKVTVDDHRRSVSIKESSSGLLDKMAKSLLFSSGVDLFDGKNLAIDSNCVRSNSVDSLRTAGHSRSVSHDSYFDLLQSPMRGGAIANGTASGGGVVTCPSRELSELGLNFDREEPEMRIFSESESLVSSPKVAKESVRRTLRARPEDYVGSGHSVNPSPKKQPRLNIPSPSQDGNKQWNMATVASEHGGLGQDDESLCKRYKLEDQLSDIQFIDCSTPEHTSMVLNGGGQHGGSTTSSTTVVNTIFTSAQVHKPPHQEDSSDEQQEDDAVDLMAVGLRNSYPGPQYAYGKHNSSPVKETRFSYPGSGAAGGKERKKEKGSHPTGPTTSVVEKVQSMSVDEQTHSQPAASDPVGLKKNESSLYESFLLSSGQSKPPKYPGRYSYHHPGTSDSNRTSGTGGGTGADGGGELREGQQSAYVPRSCSENVLRRTAQELFPPSHHHHHHHHHHHHHHGQAKQQITTVHPPPPPSASSSCTAGKVSTPQSPPVPSPCYSLLIGSTSSDTTSNSNITTPVYDEMDIAGAFNAAHLEQQQNAKETAVEETPNATSGKLISKKHDLKALKKELSLDLSGASTKLTGSTNFTSDNTTTNTSQSLTPSEYAYQNLNPDLSPNGCTGTGANGDNGPIEMTTFGQKASKSPGTPIKATINITYNVRSPVRKEQDGNVFTSPPTKPVATVPSVDANPDLMAEEEYQRERRSIYENVLVPTVEEEDEKEDGGSDDVSPSKRLLETNFDETMVYEQVKFLKNVVSEVNHLVKSEAGVGPMEGQTDSEDAPASQRIVPDISSSVKAANKAISSFKDNSTEEDGINNNRNDDICLGTHDVNSAIQQCCKEELKSSNGVAMVTEEESDDVPMSDINEDSLEFDNTDVSLYENVELRKKSAYPLYENIERNATGEQQRSSQTANNPTDTLKSVLTDDEFSSLCADRSDLDNEMEYRIEVPPKIELTVVPKVVMSSTTMASTEPSTVETVVSVKQLATKFETSPVDVTPPFDFSGINRGQNHHFRSSLNNGHYGASERVTIRNKSANGNVGSAANKDDRSAFASFTRSLDENAFVREFGSGRGRLEGGGYVVVGGTPFNKSSQQIPEVEKNILNENNPNRRKSLELSQSARPRSLNQPKKLPPLGGGVGVDGPPTGVENVEINCADVGGKGKAASECCRVKSQQLTSGGGGHKQTSGGSTGNMKLDLSMKIEDTKEARAYNVRITPTTENRISLVQYNYCDGTTDKNGGADTITTDGGGISPTGTPLMRVVGGRKNENLLEDDRNSATSLKMLGSCKLDRSRIEKIKEERRHQLNEKYRSESFKGERGDYGAGANGKLKSKSKSELREFKEGDFVADRSDKKYDSLRFRSKSRAELLSSDGPFPLADGPPTTGMLGSAVSLNTVAMPTHPIALRPMVTVRTRRVSDEKNQNDLTSAAATPGPIAGDASMSQVCDNKFELKTRQKFDVKRSSMDYPASSVAPSSTMSSDGKDAQQQREQRHSFNNGRSGVIVTRSNSSSSSSTQRDRCSPPISIKDVAAMFESRSQQNQS; encoded by the exons ATGAGTCAAATCATGCGGAAGGATTCGTCAGTCACCACATCAACCGGAAGCGGTGGCGGAGGTTATCGACATCGACCGATTGACATTGGACATGGTGGCGCTGGGAGTGAGTCGTCGATTTTGGACCTTCACCATCGACCACCTCCACGGTCGGCTCCACCGACGGGTGGAGGAAAACCACCAGGCATGGAAAAACCACGCACCATCAGCGACAGCGAGTCGGAGATCAACTACGATCTGTTCAACACGAGCATCCACTCAGCGGACAGCGGATCAGCGATCATGAATGCCTCACAAGTCTCAGCCACCTCCTGTGACTCAACACTCATCAAGAGTGCAAATCTGACGCGCTCTCAAAACGCACCAGGG TCCTGTCGCTTCCCGAAGCTAGAAGAATGTGCCCACTTCCACTATGAACGCGTACAGCTCGGTAACCTGTCCGTTCAGCTCGAAGGTGACGAACGTAGCGATTCCCAGCTTGGTCTAGCTTCCGATCTCAGCACTTCCCAGACGAACTCAATCGGACCTACTGGTCCAACGGCTTCGTCATCCACGTCGAAGGGCGGTACTAATTTTTGGTTCATAATTCGCGTCACCGCTGGTCGATCGGATCCGTTCATGATAAAGCGCTCCTTTGAGAACATGTGCTTTCTGGACGAGATGTTGCATCGATGCGTGTACGATAGGCGCGTCAGCGAGTTGGAGAACCTGCGTGACGTACTAATGCTACTTCCGGATGCCGGTGGCGGCGAACAACGCATGGAACGCAGCACCAGCGATGAGCAACATCTGGAGAAGCTGGTCGGTGCGTACTTAGCCCGTTTGTCGATGATTGCCTCAGATGCCATGACTTGCGGACCGGTGTTAACCTGGTTGCAGATCGACAATAAGGGTCGTCGATTGCCCGTGGCGGATGAGCAGACGATGCGCTGCATTAACACCCCAGCAGTAGGTGCTGCTTACGGTGTACGTCGATACGTTGCGCAAGCATGTGATGAGATCTCGATCGAGGTGGGTGACATGATCTCCGTGATCGATATGCCTAGTCCGGCGGAATCGATTTGGTGGCGGGGTAAAAAGAGCCATCTGCAGAAGAACCAGTACGAGGTGGGATTCTTTCCCCAGAGTTGCGTTGCGACGATCGGAGATAAAGTGCCCCGTCATATGCCTTTTCCGGCACCACTCGTCGGATCGCTTGCAGTTTCTCCCACGAAGCCGGTGCTGCGCAAACACGGCAAGCTGATCGCATTCTTTCGTAGTTTTATCCTTTCGCGTCCATCGCGGCGTCGGTTGAAGCAGAGCGGCATCTACAAGGAGCGTGTTTTTTCGTGCGACCTCGGTGAACATCTGCTGAACAGCGGACAAGACATTCCGATGGTGCTGAAGTGTTGCGCCGAGTTTATCGAGGAGTACGGCATCGTGGACGGCATCTATCGATTGTCGGGCATTACATCTAACATTCAAAAGCTCCGACGTGCGTTCGACGAGGAGCGCATTCCCGATCTTACGCATCCGGACATCCGACAGGACATACATGCTGTCAGCTCGCTGTTGAAAATGTACTTCCGCGAGCTACCGAATCCGCTGTGCACGTACCAGCTGTACGATCACTTCGTAGATGCGATCCAGACACGGCTCGATGCTCCAACCGATCTGAAGTTGCGTCTCATCCGACAAACGGTGCAAAAGTTACCTCCACCGCACTATCGCACGCTGAAGTATCTCGCGACACATCTGTTCAAGATTTCACGCCACTCAGCCAACACCGGTATGACGGAGCGCAATATTGCTATCGTTTGGGCACCGAATCTGTTGCGTAGTCCTGCGCTAGAATCTGGTGGAGTGGCAGCGTTACGTGGCGTTGGAGTACAGGCAGTAGTGACGGAGTATCTGATTAGCAACTGTGAGCAGATCTTCGACGATACGGCGGATGACTTCGGGAGCCATTACGTTGAATCGCAACCGAACTCACTGAGCGATAGTAACAGTGTGCAGAACTACGGAGGTACCGGCAGTGATCAGCAGGAACTATCGTTGTCGATGGAACGACCAAAGAGCTTGAGTGTAGGTGGAGCGAAGCTGCTCAGCCTGGAAGAGGCACGGATCCGGAGGAACTGTATGGACCAGAGCGAGAAAACGATTCCAATCAACATTACCAACCCGTCGACACACATCGGATCGTACATCGAGGTCGGTGGTGGTCCATCCAGCTTGCCGGACAAGTATCATACGGTGCTTCCCGTGCCAAG AAGTTGGAATAAACGAAAATCGCATTCCTCgtggaaatcaattttcactcGCCAGCCGCGCCAGTCCAACAGCAACAGTGATATTAAGGGTGGAATGACGTCCTCGACGACATCAGAGAAGAATGTACCGATTGTTGCCCTGACGTTGCAACCGGAGACGGGCGTGTCGAATGTAGTAGAAGCCGAAGGCAAGGTGACTGTAGATGATCACCGACGAAGCGTCAGTATTAAGGAGAGTTCCAGTGGACTTCTGGACAAGATGGCTAAAA GTTTGCTGTTTTCGTCGGgagttgatttgtttgatggaaaaaatcTGGCCATCGACAGTAACTGTGTGCGGTCGAATTCGGTGGACAGTTTACGTACTGCGGGGCACAGTCGTTCGGTGTCGCACGATTCTTACTTTGATCTGTTGCAATCGCCCATGCGTGGTGGAGCTATCGCCAATGGTACAGCAAGTGGCGGTGGAGTTGTTACCTGCCCGTCACGGGAACTGTCTGAACTTGGTCTAAACTTTGACAGAGAAGAACCGGAAATGCGCATATTCTCGGAGAGCGAAAGTCTCGTTAGCAGCCCTAAGGTCGCTAAAGAG TCGGTACGGCGTACATTACGTGCACGGCCAGAAGATTACGTTGGAAGCGGTCACAGTGTAAACCCGAGTCCTAAGAAGCAACCACGACTGAATATTCCCAGTCCTTCTCAGGATGGCAACAAGCAGTGGAACATGGCAACTGTTGCGTCAGAACATGGAGGGCTTGGTCAGGACGATGAAAGCCTCTGCAAGCGTTACAAACTTGAAGATCAGCTCAGTGACATTCAGTTCATCGACTGCAGCACACCTGAACACACTTCTATGGTGCTCAATGGAGGAGGACAGCATGGAGGATCGACTACGTCCAGTACGACCGTGGTAAACACGATCTTCACCAGCGCCCAAGTGCACAAGCCACCACATCAGGAAGATTCTTCCGACGAGCAGCAGGAAGACGACGCAGTTGATCTAATGGCAGTGGGTTTGCGAAACTCCTATCCAGGTCCACAATACGCGTACGGGAAACATAACTCTTCGCCCGTCAAAGAGACTCGTTTTAGCTATCCCGgatctggtgctgctggtggtaaaGAACGTAAGAAGGAGAAAGGGTCCCACCCGACAGGGCCAACCACATCGGTTGTGGAAAAAGTTCAGTCTATGAGTGTTGACGAGCAAACGCACTCGCAACCGGCAGCCTCGGATCCGGTcgggttgaagaaaaatgaaagttCCTTGTACGAAAG ttTTCTGCTTTCTTCCGGTCAATCGAAACCTCCGAAATATCCTGGCCGTTATAGCTACCACCATCCCGGGACGTCGGATTCAAACCGCACCAGCGGAACCGGAGGTGGCACCGGTGCTGATGGCGGTGGCGAGTTACGGGAAGGTCAGCAGTCCGCGTACGTGCCGCGCAGTTGTTCCGAGAACGTACTGCGCAGAACTGCCCAAGAACTGTTTCCTCcatcccatcatcatcatcatcaccaccatcaccatcatcatcatcatggccAAGCCAAACAGCAAATAACGACCGTACacccgccaccgccaccatcagCATCGTCTTCATGTACCGCGGGAAAAGTCAGTACACCACAATCACCTCCGGTTCCGAGTCCGTGCTACTCGTTATTGATTGGTTCGACGAGTTCCGACACCACCAGTAACAGCAACATCACTACTCCCGTGTACGACGAGATGGACATTGCTGGTGCCTTTAACGCTGCCCACCTGGAACAACAGCAGAATGCCAAAGAAACTGCCGTCGAGGAAACGCCGAACGCCACGAGTGGAAAGTTGATATCGAAAAAGCACGATTTAAAAGCGCTGAAAAAGGAACTCTCACTCGATCTGAGTGGCGCTTCCACCAAGCTGACCGGCTCGACAAACTTCACATCGGACAACACGACTACCAACACTAGTCAGTCGCTAACGCCTAGCGAATACGCGTACCAAAACCTCAATCCCGATCTCTCGCCCAATGGATGCACGGGAACTGGGGCCAACGGTGATAATGGACCTATTGAAATGACCACCTTTGGCCAGAAGGCTTCCAAATCCCCAGGTACTCCGATAAAGGCAACCATCAACATCACGTACAACGTGCGATCGCCCGTTCGCAAAGAGCAGGATGGGAACGTGTTCACTTCCCCACCGACGAAACCCGTGGCCACTGTGCCGAGTGTGGATGCGAACCCGGATTTGATGGCGGAAGAAGAGTACCAACGCGAGCGGCGTAGCatttatgaaaatgttcttgTACCGACTGTTGAGGAGGAGGACGAAAAAGAAGACGGTGGATCGGATGATGTTTCGCCTTCGAAACGTCTGCTGGAAACGAACTTCGACGAAACAATGGTATACGAGCAGGTCAAGTTTCTGAAAAACGTCGTCTCGGAAGTTAACCATCTGGTGAAGAGTGAGGCCGGTGTAGGGCCTATGGAAGGGCAAACGGATTCAGAAGACGCTCCGGCATCGCAGCGTATAGTACCTGATATAAGCAGCTCGGTTAAAGCGGCGAATAAAGCGATTTCTTCTTTCAAGGATAACTCCACCGAAGAAGATGGCATTAACAATAATCGCAATGACGACATCTGTCTAGGAACGCACGATGTCAATAGCGCGATACAGCAATGCTGTAAGGAAGAATTGAAATCTTCGAACGGTGTCGCAATGGTGACTGAGGAGGAAAGTGATGACGTGCCCATGTCGGATATCAACGAGGATAGCCTAGAGTTCGACAACACGGATGTGTCGTTGTACGAAAATGTGGAACTGCGCAAGAAATCCGCCTATCCGTTGTACGAAAACATCGAACGAAACGCCACTGGCGAGCAGCAACGTTCGTCTCAAACGGCCAACAATCCAACGGATACGCTTAAATCGGTATTAACAGATGATGAGTTTTCGTCCCTGTGCGCCGATCGGAGCGATCTCGATAACGAGATGGAGTACCGGATCGAAGTTCCGCCAAAGATCGAGTTGACCGTGGTTCCGAAAGTGGTGATGTCTTCGACAACGATGGCATCGACTGAACCATCCACGGTTGAGACGGTCGTGAGTGTGAAGCAGTTGGCGACTAAATTTGAAACTAGTCCAGTGGACGTCACGCCACCTTTCGACTTCAGTGGGATCAATCGGGGCCAAAACCACCACTTCCGCTCGTCCCTAAACAACGGCCATTACGGtgcgagcgaaagagtgaCAATCCGTAATAAGTCCGCCAACGGAAATGTCGGTTCAGCTGCTAACAAGGACGATCGCAGTGCGTTCGCCAGCTTCACGCGCAGTCTCGATGAAAACGCGTTTGTACGGGAATTTGGAAGCGGTCGAGGTCGTCTGGAAGGCGGTGGTTACGTTGTTGTAGGAGGCACCCCATTCAACAAGAGCAGCCAGCAGATCCCGGAGGTGGAAAAGAACATTCTCAATGAGAACAATCCGAACCGGCGCAAGTCGCTGGAGTTGTCTCAATCCGCACGACCACGCAGCCTCAATCAACCAAAGAAATTGCCCCCGCTGGGTGGAGGAGTAGGTGTGGACGGACCACCGACCGGTGTGGAAAACGTGGAAATCAACTGTGCCGATGTCGGTGGCAAAGGAAAAGCAGCTTCGGAGTGTTGTCGTGTGAAATCACAGCAGCTAACGTCGGGTGGTGGCGGTCATAAGCAGACATCCGGCGGTTCAACTGGCAACATGAAGCTTGATCTCTCGATGAAAATCGAAGATACCAAAGAAGCGCGTGCCTACAACGTGCGCATTACCCCAACGACCGAAAATCGGATATCGTTGGTGCAGTATAACTACTGTGACGGTACGACCGACAAGAACGGTGGTGCGGATACCATAACCACCGACGGGGGTGGTATTTCTCCCACGGGCACACCCCTAATGCGCGTTGTGGGTGGTCGCAAGAATGAAAATCTGCTCGAGGACGATCGTAACAGCGCAACGAGCTTAAAAATGCTTGGTAGCTGTAAGCTGGATCGCTCACGAATTGAAAAAATTAAGGAGGAAAGACGACACCAACTGAATGAGAAGTACCGGTCGGAATCGTTTAAAGGCGAACGTGGCGATTACGGAGCCGGCGCAAATGGGAAGCTAAAATCAAAGTCCAAATCCGAACTCCGCGAGTTCAAAGAAGGAGATTTTGTGGCAGATCGTTCGGACAAGAAGTACGATTCATTGCGTTTCCGGTCCAAATCCCGTGCCGAGCTGCTGTCGTCCGATGGTCCATTCCCGCTGGCCGATGGTCCACCGACTACGGGAATGCTAGGGTCAGCCGTGTCTCTCAACACGGTGGCCATGCCAACACACCCGATCGCGCTACGACCGATGGTAACCGTGCGTACCAGACGCGTTAGTGATGAGAAGAATCAAAACGACCTTACGTCGGCGGCAGCCACACCAGGTCCGATTGCTGGCGATGCCTCGATGTCCCAGGTGTGTGACAACAAGTTTGAACTAAAAACACGCCAAAAATTCGACGTCAAGCGCAGCAGCATGGACTATCCTGCGTCGTCCGTGGCGCCCAGCTCGACCATGTCCTCTGACGGCAAAGATGCGCAACAGCAGCGCGAACAGCGTCACAGCTTCAATAATGGTCGAAGTGGCGTCATCGTGACGCGCAGCAATTCctctagcagcagcagtacaca GCGGGATCGCTGCTCACCTCCCATATCTATTAAAGACGTCGCTGCCATGTTTGAGTCGAGATCGCAGCAGAATCAATCTTAA